The genomic DNA TCTTTTTGTTTATTTAATGGCTCTTTTTGAAAGGTGTGATGCGCTTTGCAGCCACAGATCCATGTCATTTCAACTGGAACACAGACGATTGAGCATTTTACAAAAGTGATCGGGAGGATCCATCAAGAGGTCGATTTCATTCATATACGTGAAAAAGACCGCCCTGCTCGCGAATTGGTAGAAATGGTCAAGCAATTAGCTGAACATGAGGTCCCACTTGAGAAGATCATCATCAATGACAGGGTGGATGTTGCAGCAGTCTCAGAAGCTAGCGGTGTCCAGCTGGCCCATCATAGTTTACAAGTTTCAGAAGTTAAGAAAGCGTTTCCGGACCTGCTTATCGGTAAATCCGTTCACTCCATTGATGAAGCGCGAGCTGCTCAACAGCAGGGAGCGGACTACCTCCTTTACGGGCATATCTTCGAGACAGCCTCCAAGCCAGGACTCGAGCCGAGGGGGTTGGATGGTTTAAAGGAGCTGACCCGAAGTATTGATCTTCCCGTTGTCGCAATTGGCGGAATCGCTCCTGAGAACACGAAGGAAGTGATCCGTGCAGGTGCGAGCGGGGTCGCTGTCATGTCAGGCATTTTAAAAGCGAAAGATCCACAGGTCGCGGCAGAAAAATACAGGAAACGGATCAAGGAGGTACACAATGCATACACAGTATGATGCAATCATCGTCGGTGCAGGTGTTATCGGATGTTCCATCGCGTACAACCTCTCGAAAAGAGGGCGGAAGGTCATCGTCCTGGAGAGAGGGAAAATCGCTGGAAAGGCATCGAGTGCAGCGGCTGGCATGCTTGGGGCTCAAACGGAGCTCGAAGAAGACAGTCCGTTATTTCAGTTCGCAAAAGCAAGTCGTGCCATGTTTCCTCAGCTTGAAAAAGACTTGAAAGGGCTGAGCGGAATCGACATTGAATTTCAGCAAAACGGCATCTATAAAGTGGCCATGACCGAAGAGGAAGTGTCCCGGATTCAAAGATTGATCCCGGCGCAACAAGAGCTCGGTGAAATGTCAGAATGGATTCCGGCTGCTGAACTTCATGTGAAGGAACCGGCTTTATCCAAGGACACGCTCGGTGCGATGTTCATCCGGAATGACGGTCAAGTATCCTCTCCAGCTTTAACGATGGCATTTGCAACCGCTGCAACTACTTTAGGCGCAGAAATCCATGAATATACAGATGTCCATCATCTCATAGAGGAGAATGAGCGGATAACCGGTGTGAAAACGAATCAAGGCAGCTTCCATGCCGACCATGTCATTGTCGCAGGCGGAGCATGGAGTGAGCAGCTGCTGCAGGAAGCGGGTGTGGAACTTCCTACATACCCGGTGAAAGGTGAGTGCTTTTCTCTTAAAACGAAACGACGTCTCGTAAATGGAACCATTTTTTCAAATGAGGTTTATATCGTACCGAAACCCGGTAACCAGCTGATCATCGGTGCGACTGAGAAGCCGGGAACGTTCGATGAAAGTGTAACAGTCGAAGGGATCTCCAGCTTGATGGAAAAAATGCAACAGGTCGTACCGGCGATTAAAGAGGCTGCTTGGGAACGGGCATGGGCTGGAATCCGCCCACAATCGGCAGACAGCCTGCCCTACATGGGCACTCATCCGGATAAAGAAGGGTTATATATCGCCACAGGGCATTACCGGAACGGAATCCTGCTTGCACCGAAAACAGGTGAACTTATCGCGGATCTAATCGATGGGAAGCAGGTCCAGGACGATTGGTTTTCTGCTTTTCAGACGAAGCGTACCTCTCTTCATGTATGATAGGAGTTGATAAACAATGAAGCTGATTATAAATGGTGAACGTGTGACCGTGCCTGAAACGGTCAATTCGATTACAGATCTTATTGCGCATTTCCAATTGGACAAGCGGGTAGTCATGGTGGAGCATAATGAAGAAATCTTGGAGAAGGACACTCATGGTGATCGGAAAGTTGAGGACGGCGACAAAATTGAAATTGTACAATTTGTAGGAGGCGGTTGAGATGTTGAAAATCGGAAAATATGAATTCCAGTCAAGACTGTTGTTAGGAACAGGAAAATACCCGAACTTTGATATACAAAAGCAAGCTGTCGAAGTGTCAGATACTGAAATTCTGACGTTCACAGTACGCCGCATGAATATTTTCGAGCCGAGCCAGCCGAATTTTTTAGAAAAACTGGACCTTGAACGGTATTCCTTGCTGCCGAACACAGCAGGGGCAAAAACGGCTGAGGAAGCGGTGCGTCATGCGAAGCTCGCTAAAGCATCGGGATTATGTGACATGGTCAAGGTCGAGGTGATCGGCTGTGACAAGACGTTGCTGCCTGACCCGGTTGAAACGTTGAAGGCGACAGAGGAGCTTTTGAAAGAAGGATTCACGGTCTTGCCGTATACATCAGATGACGTCGTGCTTGCAAGAAAGCTTGAGGAGCTCGGTGCGCACGCAATCATGCCTGGTGCATCACCGATCGGTTCCGGCCAAGGAATCATCAACCCGTTGAACCTGAGCTTTATCATCGAGCAATCCAGTGTACCGGTCATTGTGGATGCAGGAATCGGATCACCGGCTGATGCCGCACGCGCCATGGAGCTTGGCGCAGATGGCGTTCTTCTGAACACGGCCGTTTCTGCAGCTGAAGATCCAGTGAAAATGGCAGAGGCGATGAAACTAGCGATTGAAGCTGGACGACTCGGCTATGAAGCGGGACGGATTCCGAAAAAACGGTATGCGACAGCAAGCAGTCCGATGGAAGGAATGAGCATAGGGTGAGTGACCGTTATTCCCGCCAAACTCTCTTTGCACCGATCGGAGAGGAAGGACAACAGAAGATCAGTCAGAAGCATGTCCTCATCATCGGCGCTGGTGCGCTCGGGACAGGTAATGCAGAAGCGCTTGTACGTGCGGGTATCGGTACGCTTACAATCGTGGACCGTGATTATGTGGAGTGGAGTAACCTCCAACGCCAACAGCTTTACACCGAAAAGGATGCGGATGAACGGATTCCGAAAGCGGTGGCGGCGCAAAACCGATTGCGAGATGTGAATTCAGATGTCGAGGTTCGTGCTCACATTTTGGATGCAACACCACAAGAGCTTGAGCAGCTTGTTGATGGGGTCGATCTCATTCTTGATGCGACGGATAATTTTGATACCCGGATGATGATCAATGATGTTTCACAAAAGCATGGCATTCCATGGATCTACGGGGCATGTGTAAGCAGCTATGGCATCAGCCTGACGGTCATTCCAGACGAAACACCATGTCTCAATTGTCTGCTCGAGACGGTGCCAATCGGAGGCCTGACATGCGACACGGCTGGGATTATCAGTCCGACGGTGCAAATGGTTGTCGCATACCAGACAGCAGAAGCGTTGAAGATTTTAGTGGAGGACTGGTCAGCACTGCGGACAAAGCTTGTTTCCTTTGATTTGTGGCGCAATCAGCATACGTCTATTAATGTGATGAAGGCGAAAAAAGAGGATTGCCTGTCGTGTGGAAAGGAGCCGACGTACCCTTATCTGTCTTATGAAAACCAGACAAAGACAGCGGTGTTGTGCGGTCGGGATTCCGTTCAAATCAGGCCTCCGAAACGCCAGGAATGGAATCTGGAAGAGATTGCAAAGCGTTTATCAACTCAGGGCGGTAAAGTCGAGCAAAATCCTTACCTTTTGTCGTTCAGGATTGGCGAGCATCGAATGGTCCTGTTCAAGGATGGACGCGCCCTCATACACGGAACGAAGGACATTGCAGAAGCAAAAACGTTGTATCATCGCTATTTAGGCTAATGGAGGTGGACGAACGATGACGTACAAAGCATTGACGATTGCAGGATCGGATAGCGGAGGCGGCGCTGGGATCCAGGCAGATCTGAAGACGTTTCAGGAGCTTGAAGTATATGGGATGTCTGTCATTACAGCTGTTACTGCCCAAAACACACTTGGTGTACAAGGCGTGTACCCGATGACCGTTGAAGCGGTAAGGGAGCAACTGAAGTCGATTGCGACCGATCTTGAACCGGATGCAGTGAAGACCGGCATGCTGTTCAGCCCAGAAATCATTGAAAGTGTTGCGGAAGCGATTGAAATATACGGATGGCGGAAAATTGTCGTCGATCCGGTCATGATTGCAAAAGGTGGGGCTTCTCTTTTACAAGAGGAAGCGGTTGAAGCATTGAAATTGAAATTGCTGCCACACGCATTCGTAGTGACCCCGAATATTCCGGAGGCAGAAGCTCTGACCGGTATTACGATCGAATCTGTCGAGGACAGGATGAGAGTAGCAGAAATGCTTCATGGGATGGGAGCACGGAATGTTGTCATCAAGGGCGGCCATTCCGACGACCCAAAGTGTGCCAATGACCTTTTATATGATGGGGATCAGTTTTACGAGTACAAAGGGGTCCGGAAGCAGACCGAAAATACCCATGGAACAGGTTGTACGTTTGCAGCAGCAATAACAGCCGAACTGGCTAAAGGAAGAACGGTTCAGGAAGCGGTGCGTGTCGCCAAAAAATTTATCACAGCTGCTATTGATGATAATCTCAGAATCGGCTCTGGACATGGACCGACGAATCATTGGGCGTTCCGTCATGCTGGAGTTTCAATCCAATGAAGAACGTGAAGAAGGCGATGAAGCTTTACCTAGTCATGGGGAGTCTGAATTGTGAGCGTGATCCGCGAGAAGTATTGAAGGAAGCGATTGAAGGAGGAGTAACCCTTTTTCAATTCCGGGAAAAAGGGTCAGGGTGTTTGAGTGGGGCTGCAAAACGTGAGCTTGCCCTGGATCTCAAAGCAATTTGCCATGCATCAGGCATCCCCTTCATCGTGAACGATGATGTCGCACTCGCACTTGAGCTAGACGCAGATGGGGTTCATATCGGCCAAGAGGACGGTTCAATTGAGGAGATCAGACATCGGGTCGGAGATAAAATCCTTGGCGTCTCAACTCATGATGTAGTGGAAGCGGAAGCTGCTGTCAGGGCTGGAGCTGATTATATCGGCGTCGGTCCGATGTTCATGACGAAAACGAAAACCGACATCCAGGAAGTAAGGGGTCCTATCGTTATTGAAGAGATTTGTAGAGGTGGTCTTGAGGTCCCCCTTGTCGGTATCGGCGGGATCAATACATCCAATGTAGAACAAGTTATGGAAGCCGGAGCTGATGGAGTAGCGGTCATTTCAGCGATCAGTCAGGCTGACAACCCACGTGAGCGCGCACAACAATTTTTTAACATCGTAAAACGTTCTAAACAGATGTATCCCAGTCATAAAATAAACCATTCATGAGTAACTCCTGGAAAGAACTGTAACGGTCGTCCGTTACAGTTCTTTTTTTATTGTTTTAGTGTCAGGCACTTTCAACGATGCCACGTCTGATGCGGGTTCGGAGAAGGTGTCAGGCACCAATCAAAACCCCTTGCTGCGCGCGGGTTCCAGATTGGTGCCTGACACTTCGAATTCTTCTCGTCTATGACAACCTCTGGCGTGCGTACGCTAGTATAGTGAGAGTTTTCATGCGAAAGGAGAGGTGTCGAGTGGTAGATGAAAGGATGCCACAATTGTTCAGCCTCATTGATCCATACGTGTATCAAACGTTGTGTACAGTCGTGGGGAAAATGTTGACGGTGGAGACGACTCGGGGTTCGTTGAGAGGTAAGCTGACCGATGTCCAGCCGGATCATATCGTCCTTCAAGTCAATGGCACGATGTTTTTCGTACGGATCCAACAAATCGTCTGGGTATTCCCAAACTAGACAGGCGGGAGGACGACTATGTTTAAACGGATCAATCAACAATTAATCGAGCTCCCTATACCTGAACACGGCGATGCGAATGCTGCAGCTGCTGTCCAGGCGTTACTCGGGGGGCGTTTTGGCGAGATGTCGACGCTGAACAATTATATGTTCCAATCCTTCAATTTCCGCGAAAAGAAGAAGCTGAAGCCTTTTTATGATTTGGTGGCAAGTATCACCGCCGAAGAATTCGGCCACGTTGAGCTTGTATCAACCTCGATCAATCTGTTGACGAAAGGAAGCTCGTTCCCGGCACCACCCGATCTTACACCACTCCAGAATGGAAAGGACGCCCGAAACGCCGATCAATTCATCGCAACGGCCCAAACAGCGCTCGGTGCAGATGCGATGGGCAACCCATGGCGGGGTGATTATGTATTCAATAGTGGTAATCTCGTCGTCGACCTTATCCATAACTTCTTCCTGGAAGTTGGAGCGAGGACGCACAAAATGCGGGTGTATGAAATGACAGACCACCCGACAGCAAGGGAAATGATCGGATATTTACTCGTCAGAGGCGGGACGCATATCCTCGCCTATGCGAAAGCGATCTATATTGCGACGGGGACCGACCTGACCAAGATGCTCCCTGTTCCGAATCTATCGAACACGAAATTCGATTATGCCCGAAAATTTGAAGAGAGAGGACTCGCAAACGTGCTTTATACGTGGAGTGATGGCGAGTATCAAGGCATCAGGCAAATATGGAAAGGGACGAATCCGGAAAACGGGCAGCCATTACGTGTGGTGGAAGGTGCTCCTCAAGGGGCGAAAATCCCGGATTTGGATGGTCTCCCTGAAGAATTCGCTCCTGGCATTACGAAAGACCATTATGAACAGATCATGAAACGGCTTTTGCGTGACTTATAAAATAAGCACCAGAACTCTGTAGAGGAGTCTGGTGCTTTTTACCATATTATTGATAAGATAGAGAGGAGTGTTTTCAAAGGGGGAATTGAGGTTGTTCAAAAAACAATGGATGATCGTCGTTTTCGCATGCTTAATGCTAGCCGCATGTTCACAAGGTGAAGCAGTAAAAAGCACGAGCGGAAAAATGACGCTGGAGGCTGCTGATTTAAGTGCGAAAGAAAAAGGACTGTTGGGAGCCACAGGTGTATCGCATTCTTTTATCTATGATTTAACCGAGCTTGATGAGTCCGTCAAGTTCATGAGGCTCTATATCGATCATTATGAAAAAGGAATCAAAAAAGAAGAAGCGTCGAGTGTAGGCGTAGGTATCATGGAAGATGAAGAAGAGGGCGATTTGCATCGCATCGCTTTTTTGATGACAGATGGAACGAACGCTGCTGATGAAAAAAACTTCAATATATCGTACATATATGATACGGGAAACAGTACCGGTCACCATAAGCTCAAGCTTGGTACTTCATCTATCGCATCCATGTCCCTTCCTATCGATGAAAAGCACGAAATTCAGATTGGGAAGCCGATTACGGTCGGGGCAATGGTTGCAGATGAAGGAGATGGAGTCCATTTATCTGGGGACTTGTTCCAAAATGAGGAACAAGCGATAAAAGATGGGATGGCAGATTATGACCATGTATACCTCTTCAAAGTGGAGCTGTTAACGGAAGACCCACATAAAGTGAATTAACTAAAATTAGGGCGATGAAGGACAAAACAGCACAAAAAGCAAGCAGAAATGTCTTTCATAAAAGCCGGATCATCCCGCATGGGAGTCCGGCTTTTTGTTTGCATGTTCATACGCTTTCGCTTTTTTCGAAAGCCTTGGTTCGAAGCGTGCTAGAAGCTTCGTGTTGGCTAATGTGAAAATGCTCAAAGCAATCCAGATGAAGATGAACGAAATCATATGGACCTGAGAAAACGGTTCGTTGTAAAGGAAAACACCGATCACGAGCATGATGGTCGGTGCAATGTATTGCAGGAACCCGATCATCGTTAACGAAATGCGGTTGGCACCAGTTGCGAACAGTAACAATGGTACAGCAGTAGCGACTCCTGCTCCGAACAAGAGCAATGCTGTATTCGGATCAGCCATGACGAATGAATTCGATCCATCGTTGACGAGAAAACTCACGTAAATCAATGCGATCGGTGTAATGAACATCGTCTCAATCGTCAAACCGGTCAATGCCCCTAGTGCTGTCATTTTCTTCAGCAAACCGTAAAGCCCGAAGCTTAGCGCCAATGAGATCGCAACCCACGGAATCGACCCGAAGTGGAGGGTCAGATTCAACACACCGATTGTGGCGAGAAGAAACGAGATGATTTGCCAAAATGAGAGTCGTTCCTTCAAAACGATAATACCGAGCAACACGCTGACAAGCGGATTGATGTAATACCCGAGACTCGCTTCAACGACATGGTTGTTGTTGACCGCCCAGATGTACGTGTACCAGTTTATTGTGATGAAGATTGATGCGAAAATCAAACCGAGCAGCTTTTTCTTGTTGGTGAACAATTCCTTCAATTCACGGATAAACTTATTGATCCGCTTCATCACCATCAAGACGCCTAACATGAAAACGAACGACCAAATCATACGGTGGGCAAGGATTTCTTCGGATGGCACGTGCTGAATCAGCTTCCAATAAAGCGGCAGGATTCCCCATAGGATGTAAGCGCCAGCGCCAGCTGCGACACCGGCAAGATGTTCTTTTCGTTGTGCTTCAGTCATTCATAAGGACCTCGATTCAGGATTCAGATAGAACAATTTTAGTACCATTCACGTGAAAAGACAATCGGAACGTCTTCCTTTTATCCCATTACATTTCGACTTCTTTTTTTGCCTTTATTTTTCCGCTCATAAAAGGTAAATAGGTAATCAAGAACGCGACAAACATGACAATTTCAAGGTTGATGATATACCAGTACCCGGTTCCGAACCAGCTCAACAACGTGTCACTTGCAGGAGGCCCTTCAAGGAACAAATAATTGGAACCGATCGAACGATTGAGATAATGCAGCGGCAGCGCCAGGATATTGATGAAAAAAACAGCTTTGAAAATGGAAGCGAATTTCGGACGTAAACGTAAAATCAGAATGGCATAAAAGACGGTCACCACAAGTGTCATGTGATGGATGAAAAACTGGAAAAAACGATAATGAGGATAGCCATACAACAAGTCTGGCGTCACTATCGCAAGTACCGGTGGTAAAAAGGCGATGAAATAGACGAGCTGAAAACGGGATTCGTTCGGCTTCAATAAAAAGTAGAGGATCGCAAGCGAACTGATCGAGCAGAGGTGGAATGGAAGATGGATGCGTAAATCCCACACGCCATTCATCAGACTCCACAGCTGATAGCTTAATTCCGACAACACTAAAACTGTAAAGAGCGTCCATCGAATGTGGTGCTGGTACTTCGTGTTTTTCCGGATCCTACTCCCAAAAAGAAAAAGGGTCACAATGAGAATCGTGAGGACGCTGATCATGATGAAATGGCTCGTGGAAAACAGCGTGAAGTTTCTATAAAGCTCCGGATAAAAAAATGTACCCATCTTCATCTCCCCTTATCTGGCATTCGTCTATCCAATCAATGTCTGCTATAATGTTTCCATATTTTAGAACCGGAGTAAAGAGCGATTTTTATTGAAAGAGGTGTCGGTATCGTGAAGAACAAACAAGAAATTCGAGAACGTGTATGGGAGACGATGACGGAAGAGAAGGTAGGGCGTTTCCCTTTTCCATTGAAGGGAAGGATTCCGAACTTTAAAGGGGCCGAGAAAGCTGCAGCGTTCGTGACAGAAATGGACACGTACAAGAACGCGAAGGTCATCAAGGTCAATCCCGACTCGCCGCAGCTTCCAATACGAAAACAAATCTTGATTGATGGAAAAACGTTGCTTGTCCCGACACCACGATTGAAGGACGGCTTCATCATGGTCAAGCCGGAATGGGTGCCTGATGGAGAGGAGAAGAAAGCTGCTAGCCTAAGCCACATCCATTCCTACGGAAAAGTTATCCCACTTTCTGAAATGCCGACGATTGACTTGATCGTCGTCGGGTCAGTCGCAATTCATCGTGACGGTCGGAGGCTCGGAAAAGGAGAGGGGTATGCGGACCGGGAGTATGCGATTATCCGTGAGCTTGGAAATCCAGCTGTCCCCGTGATTACTTCCATTCATTCAGTCCAGCTGGTTGACGATGATTTGCCACGAGACGCCTATGATTTAACGGTAGATTACATCGCAACAGAAAAGGAACTGATCCAGACAAAAAATGATTATGAGAAGCCGACAGGCATACTCTGGGACCAAGTGACCGATGAAGAACGAGAAGAGATGCCAGTATTGGAAGAAATCTATCGTCTCACACATTCTTAAACACAAAGTGCTTTGTTTAATTTCAACTTCTATAAGGAATATTACTAAAGGATGCCGATTAAGGAGTTGATCTTCGTGAAAGATTTGAAGGAAAAAGTACTGAACGTTTTAGATGATAGTAAATATGGAACACTTGCGACCGTGAAAAATAACAAGCCTCATTCACGCTACATGACATTTCACCATGAAGGTTTGACGATGTATACCCCGACGGATAAGGATACGCATAAGACGGAAGAAATCGATGCAAACCCGAACGTCCATATCTTATTAGGCTATGATGGAGACGGACTTGGGGATGCATACGTGGAAGTCGAAGGAACGGCTGCCATCAAGGATGACCCTGAGTTGAAAAAGAAAATCTGGAACAAGCATATGGAGAAATGGTTCAAAGGGCCAGATGATCCTGATTACATCGTATTAGAGATTCAGCCAACTCTGTTCAGGCTCATGAACAGTGGCTCGGAATCACCACAAGTGTTAGAAGTATAAATAGAAGGTGAGGGCAGCTGCTCTCACCTTTTTCGATATTGCCACAAATCTACCATACATTATCTGGTAAAATGAACATAACAATGACAATGGGGTGATGGAATGGATTTTTCAGCCGGTATTGCGGAGGAACGGATTCGAGCAGCACTGGAGAAAGGGACGTTTGATAACCTTCCTGGGAAAGGAAAGCCGTTACCAAAGGACGAAATGGCTGGTGTGCCTGATGAGCTTCGTCTGAGCTATAAAATCCTCAAAAACGGAGGCTTTGTGCCACCCGAAGTTCAGCTGAAAAAGGAAATGGTCACGCTTGAAGAACTGATCAGCTGCTGTAAGGATGAAAAAGAACGTTCAGAGCTAAACAAACGTTTGAATGAAAAAATCATCCGGTTCAATCAGTTGATGGAAAAGCGGAAAATAAGTCATTCCTCAGCCTATCGTTCTTATCAACACAAAATTTTTAACAAATTGTATTAAAAAACTTGTTTTAGCAATAAAAATAAAGGAATTTCGACACATTTAGGGAATAGTAACAATAGCTTGTAAATCCATTGTTAGGTGGTGACGAGATTGAGGCTTGTCAAACACTTAAATGATTTTCAACACCTTAAGAGACAAGGAACAGGATACTTCATTGTCTTGGATCATCAATCAACCAAAATTCATTCTGTGCGTTGTGCTTGGATTAGGGAAGAAAGCTTTATTCAGAAAGTCATCACGAACAAAGGAACGAACGGAAGCTATTACTGGGTCCAGATGTGGAATTCGCTTGAACCGACCTTTGATGAAACACCCTGTCAAAAATGCATGTGCTAACACGTTTGACCTCTCGTAAAACGGGAGGTTTT from Pseudalkalibacillus sp. SCS-8 includes the following:
- a CDS encoding thiazole synthase, with amino-acid sequence MLKIGKYEFQSRLLLGTGKYPNFDIQKQAVEVSDTEILTFTVRRMNIFEPSQPNFLEKLDLERYSLLPNTAGAKTAEEAVRHAKLAKASGLCDMVKVEVIGCDKTLLPDPVETLKATEELLKEGFTVLPYTSDDVVLARKLEELGAHAIMPGASPIGSGQGIINPLNLSFIIEQSSVPVIVDAGIGSPADAARAMELGADGVLLNTAVSAAEDPVKMAEAMKLAIEAGRLGYEAGRIPKKRYATASSPMEGMSIG
- the thiD gene encoding bifunctional hydroxymethylpyrimidine kinase/phosphomethylpyrimidine kinase — encoded protein: MTYKALTIAGSDSGGGAGIQADLKTFQELEVYGMSVITAVTAQNTLGVQGVYPMTVEAVREQLKSIATDLEPDAVKTGMLFSPEIIESVAEAIEIYGWRKIVVDPVMIAKGGASLLQEEAVEALKLKLLPHAFVVTPNIPEAEALTGITIESVEDRMRVAEMLHGMGARNVVIKGGHSDDPKCANDLLYDGDQFYEYKGVRKQTENTHGTGCTFAAAITAELAKGRTVQEAVRVAKKFITAAIDDNLRIGSGHGPTNHWAFRHAGVSIQ
- a CDS encoding 5-formyltetrahydrofolate cyclo-ligase, with product MKNKQEIRERVWETMTEEKVGRFPFPLKGRIPNFKGAEKAAAFVTEMDTYKNAKVIKVNPDSPQLPIRKQILIDGKTLLVPTPRLKDGFIMVKPEWVPDGEEKKAASLSHIHSYGKVIPLSEMPTIDLIVVGSVAIHRDGRRLGKGEGYADREYAIIRELGNPAVPVITSIHSVQLVDDDLPRDAYDLTVDYIATEKELIQTKNDYEKPTGILWDQVTDEEREEMPVLEEIYRLTHS
- the thiS gene encoding sulfur carrier protein ThiS — protein: MKLIINGERVTVPETVNSITDLIAHFQLDKRVVMVEHNEEILEKDTHGDRKVEDGDKIEIVQFVGGG
- a CDS encoding manganese catalase family protein encodes the protein MFKRINQQLIELPIPEHGDANAAAAVQALLGGRFGEMSTLNNYMFQSFNFREKKKLKPFYDLVASITAEEFGHVELVSTSINLLTKGSSFPAPPDLTPLQNGKDARNADQFIATAQTALGADAMGNPWRGDYVFNSGNLVVDLIHNFFLEVGARTHKMRVYEMTDHPTAREMIGYLLVRGGTHILAYAKAIYIATGTDLTKMLPVPNLSNTKFDYARKFEERGLANVLYTWSDGEYQGIRQIWKGTNPENGQPLRVVEGAPQGAKIPDLDGLPEEFAPGITKDHYEQIMKRLLRDL
- the thiO gene encoding glycine oxidase ThiO produces the protein MHTQYDAIIVGAGVIGCSIAYNLSKRGRKVIVLERGKIAGKASSAAAGMLGAQTELEEDSPLFQFAKASRAMFPQLEKDLKGLSGIDIEFQQNGIYKVAMTEEEVSRIQRLIPAQQELGEMSEWIPAAELHVKEPALSKDTLGAMFIRNDGQVSSPALTMAFATAATTLGAEIHEYTDVHHLIEENERITGVKTNQGSFHADHVIVAGGAWSEQLLQEAGVELPTYPVKGECFSLKTKRRLVNGTIFSNEVYIVPKPGNQLIIGATEKPGTFDESVTVEGISSLMEKMQQVVPAIKEAAWERAWAGIRPQSADSLPYMGTHPDKEGLYIATGHYRNGILLAPKTGELIADLIDGKQVQDDWFSAFQTKRTSLHV
- the thiE gene encoding thiamine phosphate synthase codes for the protein MKNVKKAMKLYLVMGSLNCERDPREVLKEAIEGGVTLFQFREKGSGCLSGAAKRELALDLKAICHASGIPFIVNDDVALALELDADGVHIGQEDGSIEEIRHRVGDKILGVSTHDVVEAEAAVRAGADYIGVGPMFMTKTKTDIQEVRGPIVIEEICRGGLEVPLVGIGGINTSNVEQVMEAGADGVAVISAISQADNPRERAQQFFNIVKRSKQMYPSHKINHS
- the tenI gene encoding thiazole tautomerase TenI, which produces MQPQIHVISTGTQTIEHFTKVIGRIHQEVDFIHIREKDRPARELVEMVKQLAEHEVPLEKIIINDRVDVAAVSEASGVQLAHHSLQVSEVKKAFPDLLIGKSVHSIDEARAAQQQGADYLLYGHIFETASKPGLEPRGLDGLKELTRSIDLPVVAIGGIAPENTKEVIRAGASGVAVMSGILKAKDPQVAAEKYRKRIKEVHNAYTV
- a CDS encoding TIGR02206 family membrane protein, yielding MGTFFYPELYRNFTLFSTSHFIMISVLTILIVTLFLFGSRIRKNTKYQHHIRWTLFTVLVLSELSYQLWSLMNGVWDLRIHLPFHLCSISSLAILYFLLKPNESRFQLVYFIAFLPPVLAIVTPDLLYGYPHYRFFQFFIHHMTLVVTVFYAILILRLRPKFASIFKAVFFINILALPLHYLNRSIGSNYLFLEGPPASDTLLSWFGTGYWYIINLEIVMFVAFLITYLPFMSGKIKAKKEVEM
- a CDS encoding YuzF family protein, with the translated sequence MPQLFSLIDPYVYQTLCTVVGKMLTVETTRGSLRGKLTDVQPDHIVLQVNGTMFFVRIQQIVWVFPN
- the rarD gene encoding EamA family transporter RarD, which translates into the protein MTEAQRKEHLAGVAAGAGAYILWGILPLYWKLIQHVPSEEILAHRMIWSFVFMLGVLMVMKRINKFIRELKELFTNKKKLLGLIFASIFITINWYTYIWAVNNNHVVEASLGYYINPLVSVLLGIIVLKERLSFWQIISFLLATIGVLNLTLHFGSIPWVAISLALSFGLYGLLKKMTALGALTGLTIETMFITPIALIYVSFLVNDGSNSFVMADPNTALLLFGAGVATAVPLLLFATGANRISLTMIGFLQYIAPTIMLVIGVFLYNEPFSQVHMISFIFIWIALSIFTLANTKLLARFEPRLSKKAKAYEHANKKPDSHAG
- a CDS encoding DUF1992 domain-containing protein, whose protein sequence is MDFSAGIAEERIRAALEKGTFDNLPGKGKPLPKDEMAGVPDELRLSYKILKNGGFVPPEVQLKKEMVTLEELISCCKDEKERSELNKRLNEKIIRFNQLMEKRKISHSSAYRSYQHKIFNKLY
- a CDS encoding pyridoxamine 5'-phosphate oxidase family protein — its product is MPIKELIFVKDLKEKVLNVLDDSKYGTLATVKNNKPHSRYMTFHHEGLTMYTPTDKDTHKTEEIDANPNVHILLGYDGDGLGDAYVEVEGTAAIKDDPELKKKIWNKHMEKWFKGPDDPDYIVLEIQPTLFRLMNSGSESPQVLEV
- a CDS encoding thiazole biosynthesis adenylyltransferase ThiF, producing the protein MSDRYSRQTLFAPIGEEGQQKISQKHVLIIGAGALGTGNAEALVRAGIGTLTIVDRDYVEWSNLQRQQLYTEKDADERIPKAVAAQNRLRDVNSDVEVRAHILDATPQELEQLVDGVDLILDATDNFDTRMMINDVSQKHGIPWIYGACVSSYGISLTVIPDETPCLNCLLETVPIGGLTCDTAGIISPTVQMVVAYQTAEALKILVEDWSALRTKLVSFDLWRNQHTSINVMKAKKEDCLSCGKEPTYPYLSYENQTKTAVLCGRDSVQIRPPKRQEWNLEEIAKRLSTQGGKVEQNPYLLSFRIGEHRMVLFKDGRALIHGTKDIAEAKTLYHRYLG